The Toxorhynchites rutilus septentrionalis strain SRP chromosome 1, ASM2978413v1, whole genome shotgun sequence genome contains the following window.
aatgatgtgtttgacaagcccaattgctgagcacgccgtggaatcgaatcattcgggtcatcctccacactggcagcaacagcagcaatattttcggccgaacgcacattacgattgtgtgatgcacaggtttcacaatatccgctacggatccagtttgttcgaatttacgcactacattagcgattgtgtgttcTGTAGACCGTCCATGacaaccaaaatccgtccgtaatgctcgatattaggctgtcaaaaaagtcctgcggtatttccgcgaggtgtcgttgtaagcgcgtagttctagttgtattcattgtatcgagtcatactatagcttgttggaaacgtatttttgcgcgctataatatagtccttgacaccgagttatagtgtcgcaaatatggagcaaaataaagagaaaatccgacttattttacagtactactatgacaaagtcaaaaatgcatctcaagctgccaataaaatttgtgcagtttatggacccgatacagtttccatttccaccgcacaacgatggtttcaacgttttcgttctggtgtagaggtcgtcgaagatgcgccacgctccggaaggcctgtcgtcgaaaattgcaacaaaatcgctgaattagccgagaaagaccggcatagtagcagccgtagcatcggccaagagctggggataagtcatcaaaccgttattaaccatttgaagaaacttggattcacaaagaagctcgatgtatgggtgccacacacgttgacgcaaaaaaacatctttgaccgtatcgacgcatgtgaatcgctgctgaatcgcaactaaatcgacccgtttctgaagcggatggtgactggcgatgaaaagtgggtcacttacgacaacgtgaagcgcaaacggtcgtggtcgaagcccgctgaagcggctcagacggtggccaagccctcattaacggccaggaaggttctgctgtgtgtttggtgggattgtcaaggaataatttattatgagctgcttccctatggccaaacgctcaattcggacctgtactgccaacaactggaccgcttgaaggtagcactcatgaagaacaggccatttttgataaacagaggccgcattgtcttccatcaggacaacgccaggccactcacttctttggtgacgcgccagaagctccgggagctcggatgggaggttcttttgcatccgccgtatagtccggacgttgcaccaagtgactaccacctgtttttgtccatggcgaacgagctttgccacaaaagaggcctgtgaaaattggctatccgagttttttttgccaatacggaagcgagcttctataacaggggtattatgaagttggcatctcgttgggaacaagtcatcgaccaaaacggcgcatatttgacttaaaacagatgattgtaactaattttatgaacaaatgaaaattcaaaaaaaacaccgcaggacttttttttacagcctaatatatatactactactactacctttttcgatcaatGCAACAAGGCCTGATTGACCAGCACttatccaattttgatgaagtcaaaatcgattcgtggttagccgacaaactggCCGATTATcttcgcaaagggatccgtgaattaccagaaagatgggagaaaaaagttgtgactagcgatgggctatactttgaatattaaatttgtatccatttttgcagaataaagcattaatttaaagaagaaaaaaaaagagaaagaagAATCTTACCGATACTCCTATTACTGAAATTTGTTGCgttagcgtttaatctgaaagaccctgtacatgAAGTAGACCTAGCGCAAAGGGCCATCTCTGAGTAACGTTGTGATCAGGCTCAAtgcattgatatttttttctcttggttgaaaggaacagtctacacccaaaattgatttttagctcatgttttatcaccccaatttatgacattaaatgagacataacataacagaaaatgtcatgacgcacaaatactggtaagcatttgtatactatacatggtacagaaatataagattaatacgagcgagcgaaacaaaagacaaataagctttccgcatgctttgccacatacacggcccagaccgatatagatattgttctccttcatgcgctccttttttactcttagaaaacacttcattttacaatcttcattttataatcaggtgcaatattatcgccatgtgaatagcgtggtcgtgtaaattagcttttcattccagccggccttggttcgatccccattgacgtcatatggactttttttttggcacaatcccaaatgaaatgagaaaagaaaacagaaagagatatctgcccgcatacatacaaaccatttttaagctttcaaaatagctcattatttgcgcatttgactctcatgcacaggaaatggcatcttttctgcctaagatgaaatattttctaccaacgctagtttgggtgtagttgaAATGACCATTCAAAAGGTTTTATTAAAACCCAACGATAAACAATTTGAAAAGGAGAATTCCTCATGAGATGTACAAACCAGGCGAAAGACCTTCCGGACCCGGGCCCACGATGAAGGAAGGAATATTGGAGTGCATTGGACATTTTCATCGGGAATCGAAAGAACGGTCAAAATAGCCTAAAGATGAAGCCGAAGCAATTCAAACTCGATACATGTTAGGAGTGCCTGACAGCAAACTGAAAAAGTCGATTTAACAAACTGGTAACTACGAAGTTTCGGGAAGCAAAGTAttgctacacccaaactagcgttctCAGTggcttatttttgaaaaatttatttggAGCAGCTATAGTCTTATAATACAGAAACATAATGTCTAAATCCTAGTCGAAATTGAAACATCACAATACCGAATCAAATAAACGTTGGAGAACTGCCCACAATTGGTATCATACATATCAATTGTAAGCAGCAGTAGGATAATAAATTTAGTTTGAACATTATTTCACATCACAATATAGacacgaaaataaaatttaatcgaAAGATGTtgtaaatttataacacatataATACACGTAATCGTTTATTTTCTCAACTTTGATAATCAACGGATATGAGTGACCAAACTTTTTAAGTaataaaatgttgaaaaatgttattgaaCTAGAATCACTACAATCTCGTAAAACGTCACCACTATTcgacacattttttgtaaaaaaaaaaatcttaacttGATCTATTGATctatttttattgatatttacAACTTTCCACGAACAATCAATATAAAACTCATACTTTataaaatcaagcaaattgttcAGGCTATATATACACCCACAAAAACCATCACATTTTTCCGGAACACTTCGTTGAAGGTTAAATTAAATCGCACATATTCAGTTGCTGTTCGTCGTCTCATAGTCCAACGATTGCTCTGTGACCGGGGCAGACTCTTGCGGTTGCTCACCACCATTTCTGGGTTCCGTTGGTTCATCGTCAATTTCATTTCCGGTTGCTTCTGTAGTACCTTCTCCAGCGTCATCTGTAATATCCGTAGCAGATGGAACTGCAGGTGGCAGTGGTGGAAGAAGTACTGCCTGTCCAGAAGACAAATAACGAACTGAGACAGCTGGAACCGCCTGCAGTTGAACTGAGGTCACCGGCGGTTGTATAACCGGAACAGATGCCAACGCTTGGTAAGCCTTTCCTTCCGCAGTGCTATACGCGTAACTTCCACCCGACTGCTGGATATGAACCGACGGTGGAGTGTCTTTCTCTGGGGCACGAAGCCAGACCGGGGCAATGGGAATCCATGGATAGACAGAGGCATGTCCAATCGTCCCAAACAGCATCACTATAGTTACAATTGTCACCGAATACATTGTGTTCGCACCGATATTACTACGAAACTATACAACGCGAAGCTGCAATTAAACAAACGCTGGCCTGACAAAACGGATTCTTTTTATAAGCCCCACCTCAATGAGTTGCGGTAAGAGTCTCGATTAATCCAGAACCACTTCCAGATCGGTTTGTAATATATTCCGCCAATGCAACTGATATCAGATACAATAACCGCACAAGTGCACAAAAATTATATCAGCGGGCACAGATCATGCTGTGATTTGTTGCTAATTTGATTCTTTATAGATTCATGAATGCTTCTTTTCAGAATGTGCGAAAACAAGCATATTGGATATGAGAAATCAACGAATCACATTGGCATCTATTTTAAAATCGGTGGTACTGAAAGTGACAAGCGTTATAAGGGTGATTTGTCATCCAAACAACTATAGACATTATATGGGACAAAACAACCGAGAGCCATTAATTAACAACACCCTGCTATAATGTCTCACTTTTCATCTAGTCGATAGATAAGCGAGTTCCAGAAGCCGGAACAGGTT
Protein-coding sequences here:
- the LOC129762515 gene encoding uncharacterized protein LOC129762515, which translates into the protein MYSVTIVTIVMLFGTIGHASVYPWIPIAPVWLRAPEKDTPPSVHIQQSGGSYAYSTAEGKAYQALASVPVIQPPVTSVQLQAVPAVSVRYLSSGQAVLLPPLPPAVPSATDITDDAGEGTTEATGNEIDDEPTEPRNGGEQPQESAPVTEQSLDYETTNSN